A part of Candidatus Cloacimonadota bacterium genomic DNA contains:
- the glmM gene encoding phosphoglucosamine mutase, which yields MSQLMKSVSGIRGIVGDSLNAELVLLFAKRFGVFSGRGKIVVGRDSRTTGKMLFNAVSAGLMSVGADVIDLGICPTPTILLAVDNLHADGGIAITASHNPPEWNALKLINKDGTFLTPVQSKEFWDIEEITLKNLDWEHIGSFSTYENAIDDHIKAILDLPIIETDEIRKAHYTVVIDSTNGAGGVMSPGLLQALGCNVIELFSEPTGRFSRVAEPVAKNLSELEKLVKQNHADAGFATDPDVDRLSLVSDKGIALGTEFTLLLAEKYVLSQKKGNIATNLSSSMASDQIAQENGVEIFRSAVGEINVAEIMKAHECVIGGEGNGGVILPDLHFTRDAPLGMALILSYMATSKKKLSELAAEIPRYYIYKTKCELQPHIDFDKISASIKKDYFKQKLDEQDGIKIIDPEYWIHIRKSGTEPIVRVIAESDSETRSKELCDNIIENYFE from the coding sequence ATGTCGCAGTTGATGAAGAGTGTATCAGGAATTAGAGGTATTGTTGGCGATTCTCTGAATGCTGAACTTGTTCTCTTGTTTGCAAAACGATTCGGTGTGTTTTCTGGACGAGGAAAAATTGTTGTTGGACGTGATTCCAGAACAACCGGCAAAATGCTGTTCAATGCAGTCTCAGCAGGCTTGATGTCAGTTGGTGCTGATGTTATCGATCTTGGCATTTGCCCCACACCTACAATTCTCCTCGCTGTCGATAATCTTCACGCTGACGGTGGCATTGCGATCACTGCCAGTCATAATCCTCCGGAATGGAATGCACTCAAGCTCATCAATAAGGATGGCACGTTCTTAACACCAGTACAATCAAAAGAATTTTGGGATATAGAAGAGATTACATTGAAGAATCTCGATTGGGAACATATTGGTAGCTTCTCCACCTATGAAAATGCGATCGATGATCATATCAAAGCAATATTGGATTTACCGATTATTGAGACAGATGAAATACGAAAGGCGCATTACACCGTTGTTATCGATTCAACTAATGGTGCAGGCGGTGTGATGTCTCCCGGCTTACTCCAAGCGCTTGGATGTAATGTAATTGAACTTTTCTCAGAACCAACTGGTCGTTTTTCACGTGTCGCAGAACCGGTGGCAAAAAATCTTTCGGAATTGGAAAAACTGGTTAAACAGAATCATGCTGATGCTGGTTTTGCCACGGATCCGGATGTAGACCGGCTTTCGCTTGTTTCAGATAAAGGTATTGCATTGGGAACGGAGTTTACCCTTCTTCTTGCAGAAAAATATGTACTTTCACAAAAGAAAGGGAATATTGCTACGAATCTCTCTTCCTCAATGGCTTCCGACCAGATCGCACAGGAAAACGGAGTTGAGATATTCCGATCAGCAGTTGGTGAAATAAATGTTGCTGAAATCATGAAAGCACATGAATGTGTTATTGGAGGTGAAGGCAATGGAGGAGTTATCCTACCCGATCTCCATTTTACACGTGATGCACCACTTGGAATGGCTCTCATCCTTTCGTATATGGCAACATCAAAAAAGAAATTATCCGAACTGGCAGCAGAAATTCCACGATATTATATCTACAAAACTAAATGCGAGTTGCAGCCGCATATTGATTTTGATAAAATAAGTGCAAGTATCAAGAAAGATTATTTTAAGCAAAAACTCGACGAACAGGATGGTATAAAGATCATCGATCCCGAGTATTGGATTCATATCAGGAAATCAGGTACAGAACCGATCGTGAGAGTTATTGCTGAAAGTGATTCAGAAACAAGATCAAAAGAGCTGTGTGACAATATTATCGAGAACTATTTTGAGTAG
- a CDS encoding response regulator, producing the protein MKTAKILWIDDEIHMLKPHILFLEERNFEVVAASNGNDGIALTEEQNFDIVLLDEMMPGLDGLETLEAIHRINETLPVVMVTKNEEEGLMNKAIAQQITDYIIKPINPNQVLMSLKKILMSEEIRRNRTGEEYAEFSAKLNQKLFTEPNWQDWIDIYRSLAEWDLKLDQLYYEDIMQMHSFEKKNCNTEFSNYITAHYEDFLTGSERPVLSPNIVKKYVADKLYSKKVVYFVVLDCLRLDQFMVFKPFIEELFNVKTDYYYSILPTSTPYSRNAIFSGMFPGKIAQVYPQFWRSSKEVESSLNRDEHFFMDEQLKRMDIPMPQGSKYIKVLNTEEGEYITKKIPAYKKERLVILVYNFLDLLLHHRFKDEVLQEIIPNDRALRSLTKLWFLNSQFYETLKLISKQDAVVVLTTDHGSIKVEHPTKVISDKEISSGLRAKHGKNITCNERHTIKVTSPKNYGLPVENVVENFIFAKGDHYFVFPTDYNEYKRKFDGTYQHGGVSMEEMILPISVLTPKK; encoded by the coding sequence ATGAAAACAGCAAAGATACTATGGATAGATGATGAAATACATATGCTGAAACCGCATATTCTTTTTCTTGAAGAAAGGAATTTCGAGGTTGTGGCAGCATCAAATGGGAATGATGGGATCGCACTTACTGAAGAACAAAACTTTGATATTGTGCTGTTGGATGAAATGATGCCCGGTCTCGACGGACTGGAAACACTCGAAGCAATTCACAGGATTAACGAAACACTGCCTGTTGTTATGGTCACAAAAAACGAGGAAGAAGGTTTGATGAACAAAGCGATTGCTCAGCAAATAACCGATTATATCATCAAACCAATCAATCCTAACCAGGTGCTGATGTCTCTCAAAAAAATATTGATGTCAGAAGAGATCAGAAGGAATCGAACTGGTGAAGAATATGCAGAATTCTCTGCAAAACTTAATCAGAAATTATTTACTGAACCGAACTGGCAGGACTGGATTGACATATACCGGTCTCTTGCAGAATGGGATTTGAAATTGGATCAACTCTATTATGAGGACATTATGCAGATGCACTCGTTTGAAAAGAAGAATTGTAATACCGAGTTCTCTAATTATATTACAGCACATTATGAAGATTTTCTTACCGGATCTGAAAGACCTGTTCTTTCTCCCAATATAGTGAAAAAGTACGTTGCAGATAAACTTTACTCCAAGAAAGTCGTTTATTTCGTTGTACTGGATTGCCTTCGCCTTGACCAGTTCATGGTGTTCAAACCTTTTATTGAAGAGCTTTTCAATGTAAAGACTGACTATTATTACTCAATATTACCAACCTCTACACCATATTCTCGAAATGCGATCTTCAGCGGAATGTTCCCTGGCAAAATTGCACAGGTATATCCGCAATTCTGGAGAAGTAGTAAAGAGGTGGAAAGCAGTCTGAACCGTGATGAACACTTCTTTATGGATGAGCAACTGAAAAGAATGGATATTCCCATGCCCCAGGGAAGTAAGTATATTAAAGTACTGAATACTGAAGAGGGCGAATATATTACAAAGAAGATACCTGCTTATAAGAAAGAGCGTCTGGTCATTCTTGTTTATAATTTCCTAGACCTTCTCCTTCATCACAGATTTAAAGATGAAGTACTTCAGGAGATCATACCTAATGACCGTGCCCTGAGATCGTTAACGAAACTGTGGTTCCTCAATTCACAGTTCTATGAAACACTCAAACTGATCTCAAAACAGGACGCTGTGGTTGTCTTAACAACCGATCATGGTTCTATCAAGGTGGAGCATCCGACAAAAGTAATATCAGATAAGGAAATTTCTTCAGGATTACGAGCAAAACATGGTAAAAATATTACCTGTAATGAACGGCACACCATAAAAGTAACGAGTCCAAAAAATTATGGACTGCCTGTTGAGAACGTTGTAGAAAACTTCATTTTTGCGAAGGGTGATCATTATTTTGTGTTTCCCACAGATTATAATGAATATAAACGAAAATTCGACGGTACTTACCAGCATGGCGGTGTTTCAATGGAAGAAATGATCCTTCCGATCTCAGTGCTAACCCCTAAAAAGTAA
- the tgt gene encoding tRNA guanosine(34) transglycosylase Tgt has translation MSLSFKIITKDSATSARTGILTLPHGNVQTPVFMPVGTLGTVKATSPEELEQIGFDIILGNTYHLYLRPGDELIRKAGDLHGFMNWDRNILTDSGGFQVMSLQQFRKITEEGIQFQSHIDGSSHLFSPERVMKIEHNLGADIIMVLDECAPHPCTKKYAKESAEMSLRWAQRSKVKHEQLGGNQSLFGIVQGSIFDDLREENAKKLIDINFPGYAIGGLAVGEKKEDMLRIVNLMDEILPKDKPRYLMGVGTPLDLLENIERGVDMFDCVMPTRHARNGQVFTRDGRLTVRNGKYKDDFRPLQDDCTCYACRNFSRAYIRHLINVNEILGVRLTTLHNLTFYNTLIKEIREAINNGSFSEYKAKFIERYSFSEN, from the coding sequence ATGAGTCTTTCATTCAAAATTATCACAAAAGATTCAGCAACTTCTGCTCGAACTGGCATATTAACTCTACCACATGGAAATGTGCAAACCCCTGTCTTTATGCCTGTGGGTACGTTGGGAACTGTTAAAGCGACATCTCCTGAAGAGTTAGAGCAAATTGGGTTTGATATCATTCTTGGAAATACTTACCATTTGTACTTGAGACCAGGAGATGAACTTATTCGAAAAGCCGGAGATCTGCATGGTTTTATGAATTGGGATCGAAATATCCTGACAGACAGCGGAGGATTCCAGGTAATGAGCTTACAGCAATTCAGGAAGATAACCGAAGAAGGGATCCAGTTCCAGTCACATATTGATGGCAGTTCGCATCTCTTCAGTCCTGAACGAGTGATGAAGATAGAACACAACCTTGGAGCTGATATTATCATGGTTCTCGATGAATGCGCACCTCATCCATGCACAAAAAAATATGCAAAGGAATCAGCAGAAATGTCACTTCGCTGGGCGCAACGCTCTAAAGTCAAACATGAGCAGCTTGGTGGTAATCAATCATTGTTCGGAATTGTGCAGGGCAGTATTTTTGATGACTTGCGTGAAGAGAACGCAAAAAAACTTATTGATATCAATTTTCCCGGCTACGCCATAGGTGGTTTAGCTGTCGGTGAAAAAAAGGAGGATATGCTACGAATTGTTAACTTGATGGATGAAATCCTGCCAAAAGACAAACCACGTTACCTTATGGGAGTTGGAACTCCACTTGATTTGTTAGAAAATATTGAACGAGGGGTGGATATGTTCGACTGCGTGATGCCAACCCGGCATGCGCGCAATGGCCAGGTTTTTACCAGAGATGGAAGACTAACCGTGAGAAATGGAAAATATAAGGATGATTTTCGTCCACTGCAGGATGATTGTACCTGTTATGCTTGCAGAAACTTCTCACGAGCGTATATTCGACATCTCATCAATGTGAATGAGATACTAGGAGTCAGATTAACAACACTGCATAATTTAACGTTCTATAATACCCTTATAAAAGAAATCAGAGAAGCAATAAACAATGGAAGTTTCTCTGAATATAAAGCAAAGTTTATTGAAAGATATTCATTTTCAGAGAATTAA